A stretch of DNA from Coccidioides posadasii str. Silveira chromosome 1, complete sequence:
GACTACCAATGGACCCTGGTGCACCCGGGGAAGCAGACGAAGTcgaagttgaagaagatCGCCCCCGCCCCCTCCAGGCGTGGTAATGCCACCGCTCCTCGCGTGCAAAAGTCACAGAGACCTAAGCGATCCAGTCCCAAGACAAAAGTTGTCGATTCGTTTGACACGACTCCTACTCGCAATCCTCCCAAGCCTCGTGTGATCGGCACCAACCGCGACGATACAGATTACAATTCTCTTCCAGACTACTGCCCTCCAATCTCGACCCTCCACGGTACCAAGGGGCTCAAGGCAGACTGGAAAGGCCAGATGCTTGATCTCAGCAATGATCCCAATAGGGACGCACTCGATCCAGCAGAAATCAATCTCGCTGCTACCCTTCGCTTGTCGTGTGCCACCTATCTCTGTAGCAAGCGCCGCATCTTCCAGGCTCTTCTCAACAAGTTTAGCGAGAACAAGGAATTTCGAAAGACCGACGCTCAACAAGCTTGCAAGATCGACGTCAACAAAGCAAGCAAGCTTTGGACGGCCTTTGAACGGGTTGGATGGTTCAAACGGGAGCATTTCATACATTATCTCGAAAATTAAGCGGAGTACGAGTGACGAGCCCAACCACATAAATAAATGGTTCTGGTAACCTGAATAATACCCAATGAAGCGTGTCTGTCCCATGATAGAGCATTATGGACGCACCTTCATGATCATGATGACTTCCCTTCTTTCGCAATACATTGATGTTCGACGACGGACGATACGACAATTTGTCTGAAACTTCCTTCTCGGCCTTCGACACCTGATGACCTGGACCTTAACCCatttttcccccccttttttttttttttttttttttttttttttcgattTCCCGTTGTGAGGCAATGGAGTCTGCTGGACTGGATTTCGCCTCGACGACGGTGATAATGGCTGTTGATAACTGTTCGTATTCCTTCCATTATTATGTTACGGCCACTCCTATTCCTGTTCCCCTTATTCCAGTGCATTTCAAATGGTGGTCAATATGGTTATTGGTGGTGTTTATTTGATTTTAGACCCAGTTTTATGGGCTTATCCTCTCATTTGTTTCTTGCTTATCAGGCTCTATGGTGTTGTTTTGCATTGGGATTGCTTCATGCATTCAGTTCAAACTTGACTCAAATTGCATTTAACGGAATGGAATGATGGGCGGTTAACTCTCTTGTCTTTCCATGCAGGGTATGGGGTACTTGGCGGTTTTGTGTTTGCAATTGCTTATGAACTATCCAAGAGACTAGTTGGCCAATTCGTCTTCTCGTTTTATCTTGTTGGCTGTTgcgcttttcttttcttttcttttcttttcttttcctttcttttaaATGGATACGGATTAGGCGCAGTCTTCGTCTGGCGTATAACTAACTACATAATGCTGGAATGTTTGCCTTGAGGAACACATGGGTTTTGCAtgttttgcttttttcaGGCATTGATCTCTACGCATTGAATTTTCACTTGACCTCTGCATTCGTTTGCTTTCATACATATTTACCGGTTATATCCCACATACACCGTCGCTTATTTATTGGGTTGCTGATTTTGTTTGCcttctgtttttttttttttttttttaagttgCTTTTGCCCCCCTCTGCGTGATAACGATACCCCATACACCGATAACTTTTTTTTAACCCTATTTACAGTCCAAGATTCAAATTGTCTCACAATTGGACCGATATGAGATTGCTAAATTACCATTATTATTGATGGATACTATCAATTGAAACCCGATATCAATAAACTAGAAGCACTTCTCTCCGTATTCATCCATGTCTGTATGGGTGTACAAAGTGTGTCTCATGACGAAAGCAATGCA
This window harbors:
- a CDS encoding uncharacterized protein (EggNog:ENOG410PMWY~COG:S~BUSCO:9004at33183); this encodes MTRLPPVSSLVSPPEPKPFDSFNSDLYSQLPFSPSNKLPPIAPERAQPQSDMDLPSPPVTPYNGSKRSHTVDGDNGHTTSNAIAGPSRDPVLFPSDRRPSLLEHEPLFGPESVPDAEALVDKHIASKKSTAKGKFQQPTRDEYMLALSCVSRVISNYNRNPRAYAIQERKIFDYQWTLVHPGKQTKSKLKKIAPAPSRRGNATAPRVQKSQRPKRSSPKTKVVDSFDTTPTRNPPKPRVIGTNRDDTDYNSLPDYCPPISTLHGTKGLKADWKGQMLDLSNDPNRDALDPAEINLAATLRLSCATYLCSKRRIFQALLNKFSENKEFRKTDAQQACKIDVNKASKLWTAFERVGWFKREHFIHYLEN